One part of the Mesorhizobium sp. M4B.F.Ca.ET.058.02.1.1 genome encodes these proteins:
- a CDS encoding ABC transporter ATP-binding protein, with protein MMQAVYRWFEHWVYPFREPASLRPPAGVGGFLWHYVGQAKLAFFAMLVIGGIAPLVEAGLFYFVGRLVDILDQLPGERSWHALWTAAGPELLFMGAVVLVIRTAVVGLSALVDEQTITPGFYNLVRWQAHRHVSRQSYAFFQNDFAGRIATKVWQAGQATGDLMESFIEVIWFMIVYTVTTLALVAGLDFRLAVLVVIWIAAFGFLAKRYLPAIRRHAEATAEAGSMINGRIVDSYSNVQTLKLFSADGDDRYIRSGFDIYLDALRPFTRRLTGVRMALTTLSGVMITTIASFAIYLWVEGSITVGAVAFTLSLVLRLNMLLGRVMMQLNGILRNLGVLENSKALISQPLGLIDAPEAKELIVAGGRIDVKNVTFHYGKGAGVLDGIDLVVRPGEKVGLVGPSGAGKTTLANLILRLYDLEGGKILIDGQDIAQVTQNSLRANIGVVSQDTALFHRSLRDNIKLGMPDATEAQVIAAARKAEAHEFITGLRDNRERTGYEAYVGERGVKLSGGQRQRVAIARVFLKDAPILILDEATSALDSDIEAAIQENLARLMEDKTVIAIAHRLSTIAALDRLVVLDGGRIVEQGTHDELVALDGLYARLWKRQSGGFLFNEESVLEETRPAE; from the coding sequence ATGATGCAAGCCGTCTATCGCTGGTTCGAGCACTGGGTCTATCCATTCCGCGAGCCTGCGTCTCTTCGGCCACCCGCGGGTGTCGGCGGCTTCCTCTGGCACTATGTCGGGCAGGCGAAGCTCGCCTTCTTCGCCATGCTGGTCATTGGCGGCATCGCGCCACTGGTCGAGGCCGGGCTGTTCTATTTCGTCGGACGGCTGGTCGACATCCTCGATCAGCTTCCCGGCGAGCGCAGCTGGCATGCGCTGTGGACCGCCGCCGGCCCTGAACTCCTGTTCATGGGCGCCGTGGTGCTTGTCATACGCACGGCCGTGGTCGGCCTGTCGGCACTGGTCGACGAGCAGACGATCACGCCCGGCTTCTACAATCTGGTGCGCTGGCAGGCGCATCGCCATGTCTCGCGTCAGTCCTACGCCTTCTTCCAGAACGACTTCGCCGGCCGCATCGCCACTAAGGTCTGGCAGGCTGGCCAGGCGACCGGCGACCTGATGGAGAGCTTCATCGAGGTCATCTGGTTCATGATCGTCTATACGGTGACGACGCTGGCGCTGGTCGCCGGCCTCGATTTCAGGCTGGCAGTGCTTGTGGTGATCTGGATCGCCGCCTTCGGCTTTCTGGCCAAGCGCTATCTGCCGGCGATCCGCAGGCACGCCGAGGCCACCGCCGAGGCCGGCTCGATGATCAACGGCCGAATCGTCGATTCCTACTCCAACGTGCAGACGCTGAAGCTGTTTTCGGCCGATGGCGACGACCGCTACATCCGGAGCGGCTTCGACATCTATCTCGATGCGCTTCGTCCGTTCACGCGCCGGCTGACCGGCGTGCGCATGGCGCTGACGACGCTGTCGGGCGTCATGATCACCACCATCGCCAGCTTTGCCATCTATCTCTGGGTCGAAGGCTCGATCACCGTCGGCGCCGTCGCCTTCACGCTTTCGCTCGTCTTGCGGCTCAACATGCTACTGGGCCGGGTGATGATGCAGCTCAACGGCATCCTCAGGAATCTCGGTGTGCTGGAGAACTCCAAGGCGTTGATCTCGCAGCCGCTCGGCCTCATCGACGCGCCGGAGGCCAAGGAATTGATCGTGGCCGGCGGCCGCATCGATGTGAAGAACGTGACCTTCCACTACGGCAAGGGGGCCGGCGTGCTCGACGGCATCGACCTCGTCGTCAGGCCCGGCGAGAAGGTCGGGCTGGTTGGCCCATCGGGAGCAGGCAAGACGACGCTGGCCAACCTGATCCTGCGCCTCTACGACCTCGAGGGCGGCAAGATCCTGATCGACGGCCAGGACATCGCGCAGGTGACACAGAATTCGCTGCGCGCCAATATCGGCGTGGTCAGCCAGGACACGGCCTTGTTCCATCGCTCGCTGCGCGACAACATCAAGCTCGGCATGCCGGACGCGACCGAGGCGCAAGTGATCGCGGCGGCGCGGAAGGCCGAGGCACACGAGTTCATCACAGGCCTGCGCGACAATCGCGAGCGCACCGGCTACGAAGCCTATGTCGGCGAACGCGGCGTGAAGCTGTCAGGCGGCCAGCGCCAGCGTGTGGCAATCGCTCGCGTCTTCCTCAAGGATGCGCCGATCCTGATCCTGGACGAAGCGACGTCGGCGCTCGATTCCGACATCGAGGCGGCGATCCAGGAAAACCTGGCGCGGCTGATGGAAGACAAGACCGTGATAGCCATCGCGCACCGCCTGTCAACGATCGCCGCGCTCGATCGGCTGGTCGTGCTCGACGGCGGGCGCATCGTCGAACAGGGCACCCATGACGAGCTGGTGGCGCTGGACGGGCTTTACGCGCGGCTCTGGAAGCGGCAGTCCGGCGGTTTCCTGTTCAATGAGGAAAGCGTGCTGGAAGAGACGCGGCCGGCGGAGTAG
- a CDS encoding DUF6665 family protein, translating into MSVRMPSYFGRAGAQDNALDLLGHEILAEKAAALGRAGQRVEQTLARLREDGGDEERRPRLLKDAAEAVHAYFIQRELCGLRKHDAVIREYNIPRAVLVRLGAK; encoded by the coding sequence ATGTCGGTTCGCATGCCTTCGTATTTTGGACGAGCGGGCGCGCAGGACAACGCGCTCGACCTGCTCGGCCACGAAATCCTCGCCGAGAAGGCGGCGGCGCTCGGCCGCGCCGGCCAGCGCGTCGAGCAGACGCTGGCGAGACTGCGCGAGGATGGCGGCGATGAGGAAAGGCGGCCCCGGCTCCTCAAGGATGCCGCCGAGGCCGTCCATGCCTACTTCATCCAGCGCGAGCTCTGCGGCCTGCGCAAGCACGATGCGGTCATCCGCGAATACAATATCCCGAGAGCGGTTCTGGTCAGGCTCGGCGCGAAATAG
- a CDS encoding cupin domain-containing protein — protein MAHVIDRDKWARMPDRWQGELECGAWGSNSCLIFNFLPGTGGGPRLHRHPYSEIFIVRQGSGLFTVGDREIEAFAGQILIVPPNTPHKFTNLGPGPLETIDIHENGSFVTEWLE, from the coding sequence ATGGCGCATGTCATCGACCGCGACAAATGGGCCAGGATGCCCGACCGTTGGCAAGGCGAACTCGAGTGCGGCGCCTGGGGTTCCAACTCCTGCCTGATCTTCAACTTTCTGCCCGGCACCGGTGGCGGCCCGCGCCTGCACCGGCACCCGTACAGCGAGATATTCATTGTCCGCCAGGGCAGCGGCCTGTTCACGGTCGGCGACCGGGAGATCGAGGCATTCGCGGGCCAGATCCTGATCGTGCCGCCCAACACGCCGCACAAATTCACCAATCTCGGTCCCGGCCCGCTGGAGACCATCGATATCCACGAGAACGGCAGCTTCGTCACCGAGTGGCTGGAGTAG